A window of the Coprobacter fastidiosus genome harbors these coding sequences:
- a CDS encoding HD family phosphohydrolase — protein MKRETVKSFFGKTLIFQILFFVAALFLTIYFFPREEKFRYHFQEGKPWKYGLLTASFDFPIYKSQEQIKKEQDSILQQFQPFYVENASIGKQQIAKFQQAYKNDLKDRLPHHLYNYTITALDNIYKQGIISSGEYDKLQKEHIENIRILNNNIAREYQVSQLRSPRTAYEQIINSLPDEASKDLLRTCNLNTYLVENMVFDSTTTKKIRYELLQRISASSGIVQAGERIIDRGEIVSPHTYQILKSLETVTLKKKINMDRRETTLIGQAIVITCLFTFFYLFLALFRSRIFKDIRSLGFLMLMIVCVTLAAYMMTQTRLQGIYLVPFAMLPLTVVTFLDSRTALYAHLVTVLLCAFAAPFPLEFIFLQIIVGMTAIDSLSELVKRSQLVRCAILVFIAYCVSYVGYTLLTEGDWSKLNPNMFLYFGINGVLLLFAYLLIYLLEKTFGFISNVTLVELSDINSPVLRQLSEICPGTFQHSMQISNLAAEAANKIGANAQLVRTGALYHDIGKLANPAFFTENQSGVNPHHNLSYEQSAQIIIQHVKDGIKMADKLMLPQAIKDFISTHHGKSKTKYFYNSYKNEFPDFKINEDSFTYPGPNPFTKETGILMMADAVEAASRSLKEYTEESISKLVNNIIDSQIADGLFKNTPLSFRDVETIKNVFIEKLKTMYHTRISYPELKEDPHRKPDQTKQQ, from the coding sequence ATGAAACGGGAAACTGTAAAATCATTTTTTGGTAAAACGCTTATATTTCAAATCTTGTTTTTTGTTGCAGCGCTTTTTCTGACAATATATTTCTTTCCTCGCGAAGAGAAATTCCGTTATCATTTCCAAGAAGGAAAACCCTGGAAATACGGTTTATTAACAGCTTCTTTCGACTTTCCTATTTACAAAAGCCAAGAACAGATAAAAAAAGAACAAGACAGCATTCTACAACAATTTCAACCTTTCTATGTCGAAAACGCATCGATCGGGAAACAACAGATAGCAAAATTTCAACAAGCATATAAAAACGACTTGAAAGACCGATTACCTCATCATCTTTATAACTATACGATAACCGCTTTAGACAATATATATAAACAAGGGATCATTTCATCCGGAGAATATGATAAGCTACAAAAAGAACATATCGAGAACATCCGCATACTCAATAACAATATTGCCCGTGAATATCAGGTCAGTCAGTTACGTTCACCTCGTACTGCTTACGAGCAGATTATAAATAGTCTTCCGGACGAGGCAAGCAAAGACCTTTTACGCACCTGCAATCTCAATACCTACTTAGTCGAGAACATGGTTTTCGATAGTACTACGACAAAAAAAATAAGATACGAGCTTTTACAACGGATATCGGCATCCTCCGGTATCGTACAAGCCGGTGAAAGAATTATTGACCGGGGCGAAATCGTCTCTCCTCATACCTATCAGATTTTAAAATCATTGGAAACGGTAACCCTCAAGAAAAAAATCAATATGGACAGGAGAGAGACGACTCTGATCGGACAAGCTATCGTTATTACCTGTCTGTTCACTTTCTTTTATCTATTTTTAGCTCTTTTCCGTTCCCGGATTTTCAAAGATATAAGAAGTTTGGGATTCCTGATGTTGATGATCGTATGTGTAACCTTGGCAGCATACATGATGACGCAAACCAGACTACAAGGCATATATCTCGTCCCGTTTGCCATGTTACCGCTCACAGTCGTTACATTCCTCGATTCGCGAACAGCATTATATGCGCATCTGGTCACTGTCCTATTATGCGCATTCGCAGCACCGTTCCCATTAGAATTCATATTCTTGCAAATCATAGTGGGTATGACAGCAATAGACAGTCTCAGCGAATTAGTAAAAAGATCTCAATTGGTGCGTTGTGCTATACTCGTATTCATAGCTTACTGTGTAAGTTATGTAGGTTATACATTACTTACCGAAGGGGATTGGAGTAAACTCAATCCGAACATGTTCCTTTATTTTGGTATAAACGGAGTATTATTGCTATTTGCATATCTTCTGATTTATTTGCTCGAAAAGACATTCGGTTTCATTTCTAACGTTACCTTAGTAGAATTGTCCGACATTAATTCTCCGGTACTCAGGCAACTCTCTGAAATCTGTCCCGGGACATTCCAACACTCCATGCAGATTTCAAATTTGGCGGCCGAAGCAGCGAACAAAATAGGGGCAAATGCTCAATTGGTAAGAACCGGCGCTTTATACCATGATATAGGAAAACTTGCAAATCCGGCATTCTTTACAGAAAATCAATCTGGAGTAAATCCTCATCATAATCTCTCATACGAACAAAGTGCCCAAATTATCATACAACATGTGAAAGACGGGATCAAAATGGCAGACAAACTGATGCTTCCTCAAGCCATCAAAGATTTTATCAGCACACATCACGGAAAAAGTAAAACCAAATATTTTTATAATTCATATAAAAACGAATTTCCGGATTTCAAAATCAACGAAGACTCTTTTACTTATCCCGGACCGAATCCTTTTACTAAAGAAACAGGCATATTGATGATGGCGGATGCTGTCGAAGCAGCTTCCCGCAGTTTGAAAGAATATACCGAAGAGTCGATTTCAAAATTGGTAAACAATATTATAGATAGTCAGATTGCAGATGGTCTTTTCAAGAATACACCTTTAAGTTTCAGAGATGTAGAAACTATAAAAAACGTATTTATCGAGAAATTGAAAACAATGTATCATACACGCATCAGCTACCCTGAATTAAAAGAAGATCCGCATCGGAAGCCGGATCAAACCAAACAACAATAA
- the cmk gene encoding (d)CMP kinase produces MQTTKIVIAIDGFSSCGKSTMAKELARKIGYVYIDSGAMYRAVTLYCIDNDLFENDTVNESELQKVINTLQITFKINPESGKPETYLNGENVENEIRSMRVSDKVSQVSAIPFVREAMVAQQQALGKQKGVVMDGRDIGTTVFPDAELKIFVTASPETRAQRRLDELQKKGSNVSFEEVLDNVKKRDYIDQNREISPLRKADDALLLDNSKMTLAEQDAWLIAQYNRVIEK; encoded by the coding sequence ATGCAAACGACAAAAATAGTTATCGCAATAGATGGTTTTTCCTCTTGTGGAAAAAGTACGATGGCCAAAGAACTGGCCCGCAAAATAGGATATGTTTATATCGATAGCGGAGCGATGTACAGGGCCGTAACGCTTTACTGCATAGACAACGACCTTTTCGAAAACGACACGGTAAACGAATCCGAACTACAAAAAGTTATAAACACTTTGCAGATTACATTCAAAATCAATCCGGAGAGCGGAAAACCCGAAACTTATTTAAACGGAGAGAATGTAGAAAATGAAATCCGTTCGATGCGAGTATCCGATAAAGTAAGTCAAGTAAGCGCCATTCCTTTTGTACGCGAAGCAATGGTAGCACAACAACAAGCACTGGGAAAACAAAAGGGAGTCGTAATGGACGGCCGGGATATAGGAACGACCGTTTTTCCTGATGCAGAACTAAAAATATTCGTAACGGCTTCACCCGAAACTCGCGCACAGCGCAGATTGGACGAACTGCAAAAAAAAGGATCGAATGTTTCTTTTGAGGAAGTTCTCGACAATGTAAAAAAAAGAGATTATATAGACCAAAACAGGGAGATCAGCCCGTTACGAAAAGCTGATGATGCCTTATTGCTCGACAATTCAAAAATGACTCTTGCCGAACAGGATGCATGGTTGATCGCTCAATATAATCGGGTGATCGAAAAATAG
- a CDS encoding endonuclease, protein MKKTTCLLRYGILFLLLTVSSLICAQIPAGYYYQAHGKTGAELKTALHNIIKEASMLKYGSGEGATWEGFFYTDQNPDGSVFDMYSNETRYFNGFNGIDGMHIEHSLPNSWWGGIKNNAYKDLYHLYPADATMNMSKSNNPLGEVSGTPIRDNGLSKMGKNGFGNTYTGNCFEPADIYKGDFARSYFYIATAYEDYASLWNSPMMQNNTWPVWQSWALQLLMEWNKNDLKSAREEERAEAVYKIQGNRNPFIDYPDLVDYIWGDKTSTPYPFPDETEPFLISPRNNKTLDFGILLQGDNKTIDLDIQGKNLTETLNLYWKTGGENSGLSLSQESVTANEAINGKTIHICYMPQTSGTGIDTLVIKGGGLTDSVIVKVSRGATEDFMALPATETTSTQSTLRWIRHPQATGYRIDLYSGDQQAGDLIISSYIEGSKGYDKAIEIYNGTGKDIDLSKYSLRKQTNGSGSFGTELSLKNDEHPILADGENFLIVSGDCTNEALINRAQMIAPAEKEKSLMSFNGDDAIGLYHNGIQIDVIGDVDTGKGATWGVNVTYMRKTEVTHPTTVCDWSEWVNLGQDVIDRTGTFTMQFAPESQYVFEDKEVGEQTEYQVSGLMPNHRYTYRVTALSAQGEIEAVNTMGIKTSPLESPEVLDATEITENSFVANWDIVSGAEHYLIDLYTLIGDEEVEIFETFTNVKDGKPLPEGWTGNASGHYESSTNSKEPNSLAFKPEKGEEEYIQTCDYPAPVTELSFWYKFVSGGIGSTFKIEKKSNGIWSEIDIIEFVNSAQTASYSFTKDENITAFRFTYHKEKGNFALDNVSVTYGGTKPEYIVQDKIVTGLSCKFENLKKDTEYYYQVRSAIGDILSEQSERVAVKTSGNTGSIEKNEQNGLIFCSTNSGFRILGLQGNETVSVYTPSGTSIFETRANSAVIEIPASSRGIYIIGIKSSSGYKTMKVIR, encoded by the coding sequence ATGAAAAAGACTACCTGTTTACTACGCTACGGCATTCTCTTTCTTCTTTTAACAGTTTCATCGCTTATCTGTGCACAAATTCCGGCCGGATATTATTATCAAGCACACGGCAAAACCGGTGCAGAGTTGAAAACCGCCTTGCATAACATCATAAAAGAGGCTTCTATGCTCAAATATGGAAGCGGAGAGGGCGCAACTTGGGAAGGTTTTTTCTATACCGATCAAAATCCCGACGGATCGGTTTTTGACATGTACTCCAATGAGACACGATATTTCAACGGATTCAACGGTATCGACGGGATGCACATAGAACATTCTCTGCCGAATAGTTGGTGGGGAGGTATTAAGAATAACGCCTATAAAGATTTATATCATCTTTATCCGGCAGATGCAACAATGAATATGTCGAAAAGCAACAACCCTTTAGGTGAAGTCTCCGGAACTCCTATCAGAGACAACGGATTGAGCAAAATGGGGAAAAACGGTTTCGGGAACACATACACAGGCAACTGCTTCGAACCAGCAGATATTTATAAAGGGGATTTCGCCCGTTCTTATTTCTACATTGCTACGGCATACGAAGACTATGCTTCTCTCTGGAATAGCCCGATGATGCAAAATAATACATGGCCTGTATGGCAGTCTTGGGCACTGCAACTACTGATGGAATGGAATAAAAATGATCTCAAAAGCGCTCGGGAAGAAGAGAGAGCAGAAGCTGTTTACAAAATTCAGGGTAACCGTAATCCTTTTATAGATTATCCCGATTTAGTGGATTATATATGGGGAGACAAAACATCTACTCCCTACCCTTTTCCGGATGAAACAGAACCTTTTCTAATATCTCCGAGAAACAATAAAACATTAGATTTCGGCATTCTGCTACAAGGCGACAATAAAACTATCGATCTTGATATTCAAGGAAAGAATTTGACCGAGACCCTGAATCTTTATTGGAAAACCGGAGGAGAAAATTCCGGATTAAGCCTTTCTCAAGAATCGGTCACTGCAAATGAAGCTATAAATGGCAAAACGATTCATATCTGTTATATGCCTCAAACATCAGGAACGGGTATCGACACGTTAGTAATAAAAGGCGGCGGACTGACAGACTCGGTAATCGTAAAAGTATCACGAGGTGCAACAGAAGATTTTATGGCACTCCCGGCTACAGAAACGACTTCTACACAATCTACATTGCGATGGATTCGCCACCCGCAAGCAACAGGCTACCGGATCGATCTTTATTCAGGAGACCAACAGGCCGGAGATCTGATTATATCATCCTATATCGAAGGAAGTAAAGGATACGACAAAGCCATCGAAATTTATAACGGCACAGGAAAAGACATCGATCTCTCGAAATACAGTTTACGGAAACAGACAAACGGAAGCGGAAGTTTCGGAACGGAACTTTCTCTAAAAAATGATGAGCATCCCATACTTGCTGACGGTGAAAACTTTTTGATTGTATCAGGGGACTGTACGAACGAAGCTCTAATAAACAGGGCACAAATGATTGCTCCGGCAGAAAAAGAAAAATCTCTCATGTCTTTTAACGGAGATGATGCAATCGGATTGTATCATAACGGCATCCAAATAGACGTTATCGGAGATGTAGATACGGGAAAAGGCGCAACCTGGGGAGTAAATGTTACTTATATGCGAAAAACGGAAGTAACTCATCCTACCACCGTATGCGATTGGTCGGAATGGGTAAATTTAGGTCAAGATGTTATTGACCGAACCGGAACTTTCACCATGCAGTTCGCTCCCGAAAGTCAGTATGTTTTCGAAGATAAAGAAGTCGGAGAACAAACGGAATATCAGGTTTCCGGCCTAATGCCCAACCACCGTTACACTTATCGTGTCACCGCACTGTCCGCACAAGGAGAGATTGAGGCTGTTAACACGATGGGTATTAAAACTTCTCCATTAGAATCGCCAGAAGTATTGGATGCAACAGAAATAACAGAAAACTCTTTTGTCGCCAATTGGGACATAGTTTCCGGTGCTGAACATTACCTGATCGATCTGTACACCCTCATAGGAGATGAGGAAGTAGAAATATTTGAGACATTTACAAATGTAAAAGACGGAAAACCCCTGCCCGAAGGCTGGACAGGAAACGCATCGGGACATTACGAATCCAGTACAAATTCCAAAGAACCCAATTCATTAGCATTCAAACCGGAAAAAGGAGAAGAAGAATACATACAAACTTGTGACTATCCTGCACCTGTAACAGAACTCTCATTCTGGTACAAATTCGTTTCAGGAGGCATAGGTTCGACATTCAAAATAGAAAAGAAAAGCAATGGGATATGGAGTGAGATAGACATTATAGAATTTGTAAATAGCGCTCAAACAGCAAGCTACTCATTCACAAAAGATGAAAATATTACGGCATTCAGATTTACTTATCACAAAGAAAAAGGGAATTTTGCTCTTGATAATGTATCTGTAACATACGGAGGCACAAAGCCTGAATACATCGTACAAGATAAAATCGTAACAGGACTCAGTTGCAAATTCGAAAACCTGAAAAAAGATACAGAATACTATTATCAGGTTCGATCGGCAATCGGAGATATCCTTTCTGAACAATCGGAACGAGTAGCTGTAAAAACCTCCGGGAATACAGGTTCTATTGAGAAAAACGAACAGAACGGATTAATTTTTTGTTCAACAAATAGCGGCTTCAGAATTTTAGGGTTACAAGGAAACGAAACCGTTTCGGTATATACACCATCCGGAACGAGCATATTCGAAACCCGAGCAAACTCTGCCGTCATTGAGATTCCTGCCTCCTCACGAGGAATATATATCATCGGAATAAAGTCCTCGTCAGGATATAAGACGATGAAAGTTATTCGGTAA
- the pfkA gene encoding 6-phosphofructokinase, translating to MTKKKCIGILTSGGDAPGMNAAIRAVTRSAIYNGFDVKAIYRGYKGLLTGEIVPFKTQNVSNIIQQGGTILKTARCKEFETPEGRQLAFDNIQKEGIDALVTIGGDGTLTGARIFATEHNFPIIGLPGTIDNDLFGTDTTIGYDTALNTIMDAVDKIRDTATSHERLFFIEVMGRDAGFLALNGAIASGAEAAIIPEIATEVDQLEALIKNGFRKSKNSSIVLVAESPSTGGAMHLAERVKNEYPQYDVRVTILGHLQRGGSPTANDRILASRMGAAAIDALLDDQRNVMIGIRDDQIEYVPFNKAIKNDKPINRELLNTLRILSI from the coding sequence ATGACAAAGAAAAAATGTATTGGAATACTGACTTCCGGAGGTGATGCTCCGGGAATGAATGCTGCAATTCGTGCAGTAACCCGTTCCGCCATATATAACGGATTCGATGTTAAAGCCATATACCGGGGATATAAAGGTCTGCTCACAGGAGAAATCGTCCCTTTTAAAACTCAAAACGTAAGTAATATCATACAACAAGGAGGTACGATATTAAAGACTGCGAGATGTAAAGAGTTCGAAACACCGGAAGGTCGTCAGTTGGCTTTTGACAATATTCAGAAAGAAGGTATCGATGCTCTGGTAACAATCGGAGGTGACGGAACTTTAACAGGTGCACGTATTTTTGCTACCGAACATAATTTCCCGATAATCGGGCTTCCGGGAACAATCGATAATGATCTGTTCGGTACGGATACGACAATAGGGTATGATACGGCACTAAACACGATTATGGACGCCGTCGACAAGATAAGAGACACTGCAACCTCCCACGAACGGCTGTTCTTCATAGAGGTTATGGGCCGTGATGCAGGTTTTCTTGCTTTAAACGGAGCTATCGCATCCGGAGCAGAAGCCGCCATAATTCCTGAAATTGCCACAGAAGTAGATCAATTGGAAGCTCTGATCAAAAACGGATTCCGAAAATCAAAAAACAGTAGCATAGTTCTTGTTGCAGAAAGCCCGAGCACAGGAGGAGCTATGCATTTGGCAGAACGTGTAAAGAACGAATATCCTCAATATGACGTCCGCGTAACCATTTTAGGCCACTTGCAGCGAGGCGGATCTCCGACAGCCAATGACCGGATTCTTGCCAGCCGCATGGGAGCTGCCGCTATCGATGCTCTTCTGGACGATCAACGCAATGTAATGATCGGTATTCGAGATGATCAAATCGAATATGTCCCGTTCAATAAAGCCATAAAAAACGACAAGCCTATAAATCGGGAACTGCTGAATACGTTGCGCATATTGTCAATTTAA
- a CDS encoding 4-hydroxy-3-methylbut-2-enyl diphosphate reductase: MIKIEIDNKSGFCFGVVNAIQKAEEELEKSGILYCLGDIVHNNNEVERLRSKGLITINHEDLKRLKNVKVLLRAHGEPPETYRIAKENNIEIIDATCPVVLQLQQKIKRSYEETDPDTGQIVIYGKRGHAEVNGLVGQTHGEAVVIESLDDFSRIDFNKQISLYSQTTKSVDGFKKIVEEITLRQSSGQKLLYYDTICRQVANRIPNIREFARQHDLILFVCGKKSSNGKVLFEECCKVNPESKLVSDISEINIGWFKEKSSIGICGATSTPKWLMEEVQDFIQKNI, translated from the coding sequence ATGATAAAAATAGAGATCGATAACAAATCGGGATTTTGTTTTGGTGTGGTAAACGCCATACAAAAAGCAGAAGAAGAATTGGAAAAATCGGGAATACTCTATTGTCTCGGAGATATCGTACACAACAACAACGAAGTAGAACGTCTGAGATCTAAAGGTCTGATCACCATAAATCACGAAGACCTGAAGCGACTGAAAAACGTGAAAGTATTGTTGAGAGCTCATGGCGAACCCCCGGAAACTTACCGGATAGCCAAAGAAAATAATATAGAAATTATCGATGCTACCTGTCCGGTAGTTCTGCAGTTGCAACAGAAAATCAAACGTTCATACGAAGAAACCGATCCCGACACCGGTCAAATTGTCATTTATGGGAAAAGAGGTCATGCCGAAGTAAACGGGTTGGTAGGACAAACACACGGTGAGGCAGTTGTCATCGAAAGTTTAGACGATTTCAGTCGTATAGATTTTAACAAACAAATCAGCCTATATTCTCAAACAACCAAATCGGTAGACGGATTTAAGAAAATCGTAGAAGAAATCACTCTTAGGCAATCTTCGGGACAAAAACTTTTATACTACGATACAATATGCCGACAAGTAGCCAATCGCATTCCGAATATCAGGGAATTTGCCCGACAGCATGATCTTATTTTGTTCGTTTGCGGGAAAAAAAGTTCTAATGGTAAAGTGCTCTTCGAAGAATGTTGTAAAGTCAACCCCGAATCAAAATTAGTCTCGGACATATCGGAAATAAATATCGGTTGGTTCAAAGAGAAAAGCAGCATAGGGATATGCGGTGCGACATCGACACCCAAATGGCTTATGGAAGAAGTTCAGGACTTTATACAAAAAAATATTTAG
- a CDS encoding RelA/SpoT family protein, whose amino-acid sequence MGESSNNIEIQEDNLIEQEFQALLTDYLHSNHRKKVDIIERAFRFAKDAHQGIRRRSGEPYILHPIAVARIVCQEIGLGSTSICSALLHDVVEDTEYTVEDIENLFGKKIAMIVAGLTKISGGIFGDQASAQAENFRKLLLTMSEDIRVILIKMADRLHNMRTLGSMAPSKQYKIAGETLYIYAPLAHRLGLFAIKTELEDLSFKYEHPDAYKEISQKIADSEIKRQAAYEDFSAPITEKLHEMGVKFEMKARVKSVYSIWNKMQTKNIPFEEVYDLFAVRIIFDPEREEDEKKECWNIYSIITDIYKVHPERIRDWVSRPKANGYRALHVTVMGPDGNWTEVQIRSRKMDEIAERGFAAHWKYKVGNTDEESELDIWLKTIKEILENPEPNALDFLDTIKLNLFASEIFVFTPKGELKTLPKDATALDFAFTLHSDMGYHCIAAKVNHKLVPLSQKLQSGDQVEILTSKTQTPKEEWIHFITTAKAKTRLQAALRKDKKQIAAKGENIFNNFLEENGLAKNDLSIVDKILNHFGIDKKEELFYQLGSNNISLDESVKKLFKNKSQNVFMKYLKMPFGGNNKSAPVPVKPESVAAPDRKIDRKATYILRDDGKEKNYTIAPCCCPIPGDDVLGYINEDETVVVHKRSCPIAMKLKSSFGPRLVSTQWDERIDESFPATIEIKGIDGVGVLNHITKVISEDLAINIRNLSIESNDGLFTGKLGIMVHDVQDIEKLCNNIKKVKEVKSAVRVKNI is encoded by the coding sequence ATGGGGGAGTCCAGTAATAATATAGAAATACAGGAAGATAATCTAATAGAGCAGGAGTTTCAAGCATTATTGACAGACTATTTGCATTCGAACCACCGAAAAAAGGTGGATATTATCGAACGGGCATTCCGATTTGCCAAAGATGCTCATCAAGGAATTCGACGACGTTCAGGCGAACCGTATATACTGCATCCGATTGCCGTAGCGCGCATCGTGTGTCAAGAAATAGGATTAGGTTCTACATCTATTTGTTCGGCTCTTCTCCATGATGTCGTAGAAGACACGGAATATACGGTAGAAGATATAGAAAATCTGTTCGGGAAAAAGATTGCCATGATCGTAGCGGGACTGACGAAAATTTCCGGAGGGATTTTCGGTGACCAGGCTTCTGCTCAAGCAGAGAATTTCAGAAAACTGTTATTGACAATGTCCGAAGATATTCGGGTCATTTTGATAAAAATGGCAGACCGTTTGCACAATATGCGGACATTAGGATCTATGGCACCCAGTAAACAATATAAAATTGCCGGAGAAACACTCTATATTTATGCACCGCTTGCCCATCGGTTGGGGTTATTTGCAATCAAAACAGAATTGGAAGATCTCAGTTTTAAATACGAACATCCGGATGCGTATAAAGAGATCAGTCAGAAAATCGCGGACAGCGAAATAAAACGTCAAGCTGCTTACGAGGATTTTTCAGCTCCTATTACAGAAAAATTACACGAAATGGGTGTAAAATTTGAGATGAAAGCCCGTGTAAAATCAGTCTATTCGATCTGGAATAAAATGCAAACCAAGAATATCCCGTTCGAAGAGGTATATGATCTTTTTGCCGTACGTATTATTTTTGATCCGGAACGGGAAGAAGACGAAAAAAAAGAGTGTTGGAACATATATTCCATTATAACCGACATTTACAAAGTACATCCGGAACGCATCCGCGATTGGGTGAGTCGTCCCAAGGCAAATGGCTACCGGGCATTGCACGTCACAGTCATGGGTCCTGACGGTAACTGGACAGAAGTGCAGATACGAAGCCGGAAAATGGACGAAATAGCAGAAAGAGGATTCGCTGCACATTGGAAATATAAAGTAGGAAATACAGATGAAGAATCGGAACTGGATATTTGGCTAAAAACGATTAAGGAGATTCTCGAAAACCCAGAGCCGAATGCTCTTGATTTTTTGGACACGATAAAATTAAACCTGTTTGCATCGGAAATTTTTGTATTTACCCCCAAAGGGGAATTGAAAACACTTCCTAAAGATGCCACAGCTCTCGATTTTGCATTTACATTGCACTCTGATATGGGTTACCATTGTATTGCAGCAAAGGTAAATCACAAGTTGGTGCCTCTATCCCAAAAACTCCAGAGTGGAGATCAAGTGGAAATACTGACGTCCAAAACCCAAACTCCAAAAGAAGAGTGGATACATTTCATTACTACGGCAAAGGCAAAAACCCGATTACAAGCAGCTTTGCGAAAAGACAAAAAACAAATTGCAGCCAAAGGAGAAAATATTTTCAATAATTTCCTTGAAGAAAACGGATTAGCCAAAAACGACTTAAGTATAGTCGATAAAATATTGAACCACTTCGGTATAGACAAAAAAGAAGAACTGTTTTATCAACTCGGAAGCAACAATATCTCCTTAGACGAATCGGTTAAGAAACTCTTTAAAAATAAGAGTCAAAACGTATTTATGAAATACTTGAAGATGCCGTTCGGGGGGAATAACAAATCTGCACCCGTTCCCGTAAAACCAGAATCGGTTGCAGCTCCAGACCGGAAAATAGACCGGAAAGCAACTTATATTTTACGAGACGACGGAAAAGAAAAGAACTATACCATCGCTCCTTGTTGCTGTCCTATTCCCGGAGATGACGTATTAGGATATATCAATGAAGACGAAACGGTTGTCGTACACAAACGCTCATGCCCTATCGCCATGAAGCTAAAAAGCAGTTTCGGTCCGCGACTTGTTTCTACACAATGGGACGAACGTATCGACGAATCTTTCCCCGCAACAATCGAAATTAAAGGAATCGACGGGGTCGGGGTTCTTAATCACATTACTAAAGTCATTTCGGAAGATCTGGCAATCAACATCCGGAACTTGTCCATCGAAAGTAACGACGGACTATTTACAGGTAAATTAGGCATCATGGTACATGACGTGCAAGATATAGAGAAACTATGTAACAATATAAAAAAAGTCAAGGAAGTCAAGTCGGCTGTTCGAGTTAAAAACATATAA